A single region of the Brassica rapa cultivar Chiifu-401-42 chromosome A03, CAAS_Brap_v3.01, whole genome shotgun sequence genome encodes:
- the LOC103858715 gene encoding GRR1-like protein 1 yields the protein MDLRLPSKVLEHILSFVDSNEDRNSVSLVCKSWFETERRTRKRVIVRNCYAVTPEAVARRFPEMRSLTLKGKPHFADYNLVPDGWGGYAWPWIEAMAVKCPSLEELRLKRMVVTDECLEKIAASFKDFKVLVLTSCEGFSTDGLAAIAVACSNLRELELRECIVEDLGGDWLSYFPETLTSLVSLDFSCLDSEVKLSDLERLVSRSPNLKSLKLNRAVSLDALGSLLRLAPQLVELGTGSFSDKLDQEAVSKLSQAFSEMKELKSLSGLWDVLPEYIPLLYSVCPGLTSLNLSYATVQMPNLVELLTRCSNLQKLWVMDLIEDKGLEVVASSCKELRELRVFPSGAEGLNDTNVAMTEQGLVSVSEGCPNLESVLYFCVQFTNAAMITIARNRPNLKCFRLCVMEPFAPDHKTQKPLDEGFKAIVERCKDLQRLSVSGLLTDKAFEYIGTHGKKLRMLSIAFAGDSDLMLHHLLSGCESLNKLEIRDCPFGDTALLENAAKLETMRSLWMSSCCVSFGACKLLSQKMPKLNVEVIDEHPLETRPDSSPVERIYIYRTLAGPRLDMPEFVWTIQKNPEIGVSHLAIK from the exons ATGGATCTCCGATTACCATCTAAGGTTCTTGAGCATATCCTCTCCTTCGTCGACTCCAACGAGGATCGAAACTCTGTTTCTCTGGTCTGCAAGTCATGGTTCGAGACCGAGCGGCGAACTAGGAAACGTGTCATTGTCAGAAACTGTTACGCGGTTACCCCTGAGGCGGTTGCACGGCGGTTCCCGGAGATGAGGTCTCTGACTCTGAAAGGGAAGCCTCACTTCGCTGACTACAACTTGGTTCCTGACGGTTGGGGTGGTTATGCTTGGCCGTGGATTGAGGCTATGGCGGTGAAATGCCCGTCTCTTGAAGAGTTGAGGTTGAAGAGAATGGTGGTGACTGATGAGTGCTTGGAGAAGATTGCTGCTTCGTTTAAGGATTTTAAGGTTCTTGTGTTGACTTCTTGTGAAGGTTTCTCTACTGATGGTCTTGCAGCCATTGCAGTAGCTTGCAG tAACCTCAGAGAGCTGGAATTGCGAGAGTGCATAGTTGAAGATCTTGGAGGAGACTGGCTTAGCTATTTCCCAGAGACTTTGACTTCTCTCGTCTCTCTTGACTTCTCTTGTTTAGACTCAGAGGTTAAACTCTCAGACTTAGAGCGTCTCGTGAGCAGATCTCCAAACCTCAAGTCTCTCAAGCTGAATCGAGCTGTGAGTCTAGACGCTCTGGGGAGCTTGCTTCGTCTAGCTCCGCAGCTGGTTGAGCTTGGCACAGGTTCTTTCTCAGATAAGCTAGATCAAGAAGCGGTTTCAAAGTTATCACAAGCATTTTCAGAGATGAAGGAGCTTAAGAGCTTGTCTGGTCTTTGGGATGTCCTCCCTGAGTATATTCCACTTCTTTACTCTGTTTGTCCTGGTCTTACCTCATTGAACTTGAGCTATGCTACTGTCCAAATGCCTAATCTTGTCGAGCTTCTTACTCGATGCTCCAACTTGCAGAAGCTATGG GTAATGGACTTGATAGAGGACAAAGGTCTCGAAGTTGTTGCCTCGTCTTGTAAGGAACTGCGAGAACTAAGGGTGTTTCCATCTGGAGCAGAAGGTCTTAACGATACAAATGTAGCTATGACTGAACAAGGTCTGGTCTCCGTGTCTGAAGGCTGTCCAAATCTCGAGTCTGTTCTCTACTTCTGTGTCCAGTTTACAAACGCAGCTATGATTACCATAGCAAGAAACCGTCCAAATCTCAAATGCTTCCGCCTCTGTGTAATGGAGCCATTTGCTCCTGATCACAAAACACAGAAGCCACTTGATGAAGGATTCAAAGCCATAGTTGAAAGATGCAAGGATCTTCAACGCCTCTCTGTCTCTGGTCTCCTCACTGACAAGGCCTTTGAATACATTGGGACACATGGCAAGAAGCTTAGGATGCTATCAATAGCATTTGCTGGTGACAGTGACTTGATGCTACACCACTTGTTGTCAGGCTGTGAGAGTTTAAACAAGCTTGAGATTAGGGATTGCCCTTTTGGAGACACTGCTTTACTGGAGAACGCGGCGAAACTAGAAACCATGCGGTCCCTTTGGATGTCATCTTGCTGCGTTAGTTTTGGTGCTTGCAAGCTCCTGAGTCAAAAAATGCCAAAGCTAAATGTTGAAGTCATTGATGAACATCCTCTAGAGACAAGACCTGACAGCTCTCCAGTTGAGAGGATATACATATACAGGACACTCGCAGGACCGAGATTGGACATGCCTGAATTTGTGTGGACAATACAAAAAAATCCAGAGATTGGTGTTTCACATCTAGCCATAAAGTAA